GGATCACCGCCAACTACTTCTACGATACGGCCACCTTCGATACGCAGCTCAACCGGCGTATTGGGGCATCCATAGTAGCAGATAGGCCCATCGATGACCAATTTACCATGAGTCGTACCGATAACAGGTCCCAGGGAAACTTCGCCATCGGACCAGGCCATGGCATCACCCGGGTTCCGTGCAATACCGCATTCAATGATCGGTTCCATCTGATTCATTTCCATATACAGGTCCGTACCGGCAGGAGTCGTTACATGAGCGGTCTTCTTACCTCTCCAGATTGCCTGCAGCCGTTCGCCATCCCGATATACTTCTTCATAGTCGGCCAAAGCACCGCCGCGAGTAAAGTTATCGATGCTCCGCAGGCAAATGGAAACTTCACGCAGCTTCTTTTGGGTGATCAATTCTTTCAGGTGGTTGTTATAAATTGCTGCCCCGGAGGCCGTGGTCATACCTACAAATACATCGCAGGCATCCATACCCAGTTCAAGAGATTTCGGGAAAATCGTAGCCTTGTCTTTACCACGGATCGGCATCATGTATACACCATATTCTGCTCCGCAGTTCAAGGCAGCAGCAGCCATAGCCTGGGTCATCCGTTCATCAGTCTGAGGATCCACAACAATCAGGACTTCTTCACCCGGTTTAACCGCCATCAGGTTGCCCAGGATATATTGTGCTCTTTCCAT
This genomic interval from Acidaminococcus timonensis contains the following:
- a CDS encoding aminopeptidase, whose protein sequence is MADNRVIECMERAQYILGNLMAVKPGEEVLIVVDPQTDERMTQAMAAAALNCGAEYGVYMMPIRGKDKATIFPKSLELGMDACDVFVGMTTASGAAIYNNHLKELITQKKLREVSICLRSIDNFTRGGALADYEEVYRDGERLQAIWRGKKTAHVTTPAGTDLYMEMNQMEPIIECGIARNPGDAMAWSDGEVSLGPVIGTTHGKLVIDGPICYYGCPNTPVELRIEGGRIVEVVGGDPKICKEIRRQIAEVKDSDNIAEIGLGLNPACMFNGDFEEEKKARGTCHIAMGNGFYYGQPARSTVHIDMVQYNPTVIFDEGEPTETLIVKDGKVVCLGDK